A single genomic interval of Daucus carota subsp. sativus chromosome 1, DH1 v3.0, whole genome shotgun sequence harbors:
- the LOC108213493 gene encoding uncharacterized protein LOC108213493 isoform X3: MDNDNRHELSGLLKTLPPIDFCFMYGSSLHPNNNDKSSMIDYILGVSDPQQWHSENLQLNRDHYASWLMRLGGARLVTGVADGIGVGVHFNPFITYGDKMYKYGVVRVDDLIQDILDWKTFYLSGRLQKPEDLYTKICSLSYMGDLRMFFAEDKNKVKKIVQGQYNLFQTMYKSCIEDYASKELLRFSSSGNNQVHITQDCGLSATSTLVSSLPGFIRSEMGIKLGEKMGPGETGQIISKVVTGSRQEAAECMQKILRKKVMVSSGRQAVAGLLTVGAVHGARYLANKVKKAWRSWS; the protein is encoded by the exons ATGGACAATGACAATAGACATGAGCTCAGCGGCTTGCTGAAAACGCTTCCTCCTATAGATTTCTGCTTCATGTATGGCTCTTCTCTTCATCCGAATAACAATGACAAG TCATCCATGATAGATTACATTCTTGGTGTATCTGATCCTCAACAGTGGCACTCTGAG AATCTGCAACTAAACAGGGACCACTATGCTTCATGGCTGATGCGCCTTGGTGGAGCCAGGCTG GTTACTGGTGTGGCAGATGGCATTGGTGTTGGGGTGCACTTCAACCCATTTATAACATATGGGGACAAG ATGTACAAATATGGGGTTGTTCGAGTGGATGACTTGATTCAGGATATTCTTGACTGGAAGACGTTTTACTTGAGTGGTCGCCTGCAGAAACCT GAAGATCTGTATACCAAGATATGTAGCCTGTCATATATGGGTGATTTGCGCATGTTTTTTGCAGAGGATAAAAATAAG GTTAAGAAGATTGTACAGGGGCAATATAATTTATTCCAGACAATGTACAAGTCATGTATAGAAGACTATGCAAGCAAAGAGCTATTGAGATTCTCTTCATCTGGCAATAACCAGGTGCATATAACCCAG GATTGTGGTTTATCTGCAACATCTACTCTTGTTTCTTCACTTCCTGGGTTCATCAGAAGCGAAATGGGAATAAAGCTAGGAGAAAAGATGGGACCGGGTGAGACTG GTCAAATTATATCCAAAGTTGTAACCGGATCTAGACAAGAGGCTGCTGAATGCATGCAAAAAATTTTGCGGAAAAAGGTTATGGTTTCAAGTGGAAGGCAGGCTGTAGCTGGTCTACTTACAGTCGGAGCTGTTCACGGAGCTAGATATCTTGCAAACAAGGTTAAGAAGGCTTGGAGATCTTGGTCATAG
- the LOC108213493 gene encoding uncharacterized protein LOC108213493 isoform X1, producing the protein MDNDNRHELSGLLKTLPPIDFCFMYGSSLHPNNNDKSSMIDYILGVSDPQQWHSENLQLNRDHYASWLMRLGGARLVTGVADGIGVGVHFNPFITYGDKMYKYGVVRVDDLIQDILDWKTFYLSGRLQKPVRVLVDNLGIEHKNSVNLKSATSAALLLLPSKFTEEDLYTKICSLSYMGDLRMFFAEDKNKVKKIVQGQYNLFQTMYKSCIEDYASKELLRFSSSGNNQVHITQDCGLSATSTLVSSLPGFIRSEMGIKLGEKMGPGETGQIISKVVTGSRQEAAECMQKILRKKVMVSSGRQAVAGLLTVGAVHGARYLANKVKKAWRSWS; encoded by the exons ATGGACAATGACAATAGACATGAGCTCAGCGGCTTGCTGAAAACGCTTCCTCCTATAGATTTCTGCTTCATGTATGGCTCTTCTCTTCATCCGAATAACAATGACAAG TCATCCATGATAGATTACATTCTTGGTGTATCTGATCCTCAACAGTGGCACTCTGAG AATCTGCAACTAAACAGGGACCACTATGCTTCATGGCTGATGCGCCTTGGTGGAGCCAGGCTG GTTACTGGTGTGGCAGATGGCATTGGTGTTGGGGTGCACTTCAACCCATTTATAACATATGGGGACAAG ATGTACAAATATGGGGTTGTTCGAGTGGATGACTTGATTCAGGATATTCTTGACTGGAAGACGTTTTACTTGAGTGGTCGCCTGCAGAAACCT GTCCGTGTGCTTGTTGATAATCTGGGCATAGAACATAAAAATTCTGTTAACTTGAAGAGTGCCACTTCCGCTGCTCTCCTACTTTTGCCATCTAAATTTACTGAG GAAGATCTGTATACCAAGATATGTAGCCTGTCATATATGGGTGATTTGCGCATGTTTTTTGCAGAGGATAAAAATAAG GTTAAGAAGATTGTACAGGGGCAATATAATTTATTCCAGACAATGTACAAGTCATGTATAGAAGACTATGCAAGCAAAGAGCTATTGAGATTCTCTTCATCTGGCAATAACCAGGTGCATATAACCCAG GATTGTGGTTTATCTGCAACATCTACTCTTGTTTCTTCACTTCCTGGGTTCATCAGAAGCGAAATGGGAATAAAGCTAGGAGAAAAGATGGGACCGGGTGAGACTG GTCAAATTATATCCAAAGTTGTAACCGGATCTAGACAAGAGGCTGCTGAATGCATGCAAAAAATTTTGCGGAAAAAGGTTATGGTTTCAAGTGGAAGGCAGGCTGTAGCTGGTCTACTTACAGTCGGAGCTGTTCACGGAGCTAGATATCTTGCAAACAAGGTTAAGAAGGCTTGGAGATCTTGGTCATAG
- the LOC108212935 gene encoding small ribosomal subunit protein mS33, with the protein MSVGVLKKALAQSALAGLTEARARIFGHVLNPTGQRSPHKLLRKKLIGEKVASWYPYDIKRDDPLIMAREQQERLSKLEMLKRRNKGPPKKGQGKRAAKRKPAVPK; encoded by the exons ATGAGTGTTGGGGTGTTAAAAAAAGCGCTAGCTCAATCAGCTCTTGCAGGACTGACGGAGGCAAGGGCAAGGATCTTTGGTCATGTGCTAAACCCAACAGGGCAGAGATCTCCTCACAAGCTTTTACGGAAGAAACTCATTGGTGAGAAAGTTGCATCCTGGTACCCGTATGACATCAAAAGAGATGACCCTCTTATCATGGCCCGAGAACAGCAGGA GCGTCTGTCCAAGCTTGAAATGTTGAAGCGTCGTAATAAGGGACCACCCAAGAAGGGCCAAGGAAAGCGTGCTGCTAAACGTAAGCCTGCAGTGCCCAAGTAG
- the LOC108213493 gene encoding uncharacterized protein LOC108213493 isoform X5, with product MADAPWWSQVTGVADGIGVGVHFNPFITYGDKMYKYGVVRVDDLIQDILDWKTFYLSGRLQKPVRVLVDNLGIEHKNSVNLKSATSAALLLLPSKFTEEDLYTKICSLSYMGDLRMFFAEDKNKVKKIVQGQYNLFQTMYKSCIEDYASKELLRFSSSGNNQVHITQDCGLSATSTLVSSLPGFIRSEMGIKLGEKMGPGETGQIISKVVTGSRQEAAECMQKILRKKVMVSSGRQAVAGLLTVGAVHGARYLANKVKKAWRSWS from the exons ATGGCTGATGCGCCTTGGTGGAGCCAG GTTACTGGTGTGGCAGATGGCATTGGTGTTGGGGTGCACTTCAACCCATTTATAACATATGGGGACAAG ATGTACAAATATGGGGTTGTTCGAGTGGATGACTTGATTCAGGATATTCTTGACTGGAAGACGTTTTACTTGAGTGGTCGCCTGCAGAAACCT GTCCGTGTGCTTGTTGATAATCTGGGCATAGAACATAAAAATTCTGTTAACTTGAAGAGTGCCACTTCCGCTGCTCTCCTACTTTTGCCATCTAAATTTACTGAG GAAGATCTGTATACCAAGATATGTAGCCTGTCATATATGGGTGATTTGCGCATGTTTTTTGCAGAGGATAAAAATAAG GTTAAGAAGATTGTACAGGGGCAATATAATTTATTCCAGACAATGTACAAGTCATGTATAGAAGACTATGCAAGCAAAGAGCTATTGAGATTCTCTTCATCTGGCAATAACCAGGTGCATATAACCCAG GATTGTGGTTTATCTGCAACATCTACTCTTGTTTCTTCACTTCCTGGGTTCATCAGAAGCGAAATGGGAATAAAGCTAGGAGAAAAGATGGGACCGGGTGAGACTG GTCAAATTATATCCAAAGTTGTAACCGGATCTAGACAAGAGGCTGCTGAATGCATGCAAAAAATTTTGCGGAAAAAGGTTATGGTTTCAAGTGGAAGGCAGGCTGTAGCTGGTCTACTTACAGTCGGAGCTGTTCACGGAGCTAGATATCTTGCAAACAAGGTTAAGAAGGCTTGGAGATCTTGGTCATAG
- the LOC108205232 gene encoding protein PLASTID TRANSCRIPTIONALLY ACTIVE 14 isoform X1, with protein sequence MGSSVVFQQCLISSLHYQQPNHQFVKQNCPPSRTVRTTQGYGGATRASAAALEATTPASSSPASFPLLNPPAEPQDSPASQLELADPDFYRIGYVRNVRAYGVEFREGPDGFGVYASKDVEPLRRARVIMEIPLEVMLTISQKLPWMFFPDIIPLGHPIFDIINSTNPETDWDLRLACLLLYAFDRDDNFWQLYGDFLPSVEETTSLLLATEEDLSELQDQNLASKMREQRKRALEFWEKNWHSGVPLKIRRLAPDSERFIWAVSMAQSRCINLQVRIGALVQNANMFIPYADMLNHSFHPNCFFHWRFKDRMLEVMINAGQRIRKGDEMTINYMSRQNDILMQSYGFSSPVNPWDVIPFSGNAQIHLDSFLSVFNISGLPQEYYHNPGRLSNDGDSFVDGAVIAAARTLPTWSDGDIPPIPSAERKAVKELQDECQQMLAEFPTTSVQDQEILDSMLEARKTHEVVVKYRLHKKLLIEKVIQALDIYQERILF encoded by the exons ATGGGTTCTTCAGTTGTTTTTCAACAATGTCTGATTTCAAGTCTCCATTATCAACAACCCAATCACCAATTTGTCAAACAAAACTGCCCACCATCAAGAACTGTACGGACCACTCAGGGATATGGCGGAGCCACTAGAGCTTCTGCTGCTGCGCTTGAAGCTACAACCCCCGCTTCTTCTTCTCCAGCTTCATTTCCTCTGCTTAACCCCCCTGCTGAACCCCAAGATTCACCTGCTTCTCag TTGGAATTAGCGGATCCAGACTTCTATAGGATAGGATATGTTCGAAATGTTAGAGCATATGGAGTCGAATTTAGGGAAGGCCCTGATGGATTTGGAGTCTATGCCTCTAAAGATGTCGAGCCTCTTCGCCGAGCCAGA GTGATTATGGAAATTCCCTTGGAAGTGATGTTAACCATTAGCCAAAAGCTTCCATGGATGTTTTTCCCAGATATCATACCACTGGGTCATCCAATATTTGACATTATCAACTCGACCAATCCAGAG ACAGATTGGGACCTGAGGTTAGCATGTCTTCTTCTGTATGCATTTGATCGAGATGATAACTTTTGGCAGCTTTATGGTGACTTTCTTCCCAGCGTCGAGGAGACTACTAGCTTGCTTCTTGCTACGGAG GAGGACCTATCAGAGCTGCAAGATCAGAATCTAGCTTCAAAAATGAGAGAGCAGCGAAAGAGAGCATTAGAATTCTGGGAAAAGAATTGG CATTCTGGTGTGCCACTTAAGATAAGGCGCCTGGCTCCTGATTCTGAGAGATTTATTTGGGCTGTGAGTATGGCGCAGTCTCGATGCATTAACCTGCAAGTGAGAATAGGTGCACTAGTTCAAAATGCAAATATGTTCATTCCTTATGCTG aCATGCTGAACCACTCATTCCATCCAAATTGCTTTTTCCATTGGCGTTTCAAGGATCGCATGCTTGAGGTGATGATAAATGCAGGACAACGGATCAGAAAAGGAGACGAG ATGACAATTAATTACATGAGCAGACAGAATGATATACTTATGCAAAGTTATGGATTTTCATCACCTGTG AATCCGTGGGATGTCATTCCATTTTCAGGCAATGCACAGATCCATTTGGATTCCTTTTTGTCAGTCTTCAACATATCCGGGCTTCCTCAGGAATATTATCATAACC CAGGTCGGCTATCAAATGATGGAGATAGTTTTGTTGACGGGGCAGTCATTGCAGCTGCAAGAACATTGCCTACTTGGTCAGATGGTGATATACCTCCTATTCCTAGCGCAGAAAGGAAAGCTGTGAAGGAGCTACAAGACGAATGTCAACAGATGCTTGCTGAGTTTCCCACAACTTCTGTGCAAGACCAGGAAATTCTAG ACTCAATGCTGGAAGCTAGAAAAACGCATGAAGTCGTTGTCAA GTATAGATTGCACAAGAAATTACTCATAGAGAAGGTTATCCAAGCATTAGATATTTATCAAGAACGGATATTGTTTTAG
- the LOC108213493 gene encoding uncharacterized protein LOC108213493 isoform X2, translated as MDNDNRHELSGLLKTLPPIDFCFMYGSSLHPNNNDKSSMIDYILGVSDPQQWHSENLQLNRDHYASWLMRLGGARLVTGVADGIGVGVHFNPFITYGDKMYKYGVVRVDDLIQDILDWKTFYLSGRLQKPMMFMQEDLYTKICSLSYMGDLRMFFAEDKNKVKKIVQGQYNLFQTMYKSCIEDYASKELLRFSSSGNNQVHITQDCGLSATSTLVSSLPGFIRSEMGIKLGEKMGPGETGQIISKVVTGSRQEAAECMQKILRKKVMVSSGRQAVAGLLTVGAVHGARYLANKVKKAWRSWS; from the exons ATGGACAATGACAATAGACATGAGCTCAGCGGCTTGCTGAAAACGCTTCCTCCTATAGATTTCTGCTTCATGTATGGCTCTTCTCTTCATCCGAATAACAATGACAAG TCATCCATGATAGATTACATTCTTGGTGTATCTGATCCTCAACAGTGGCACTCTGAG AATCTGCAACTAAACAGGGACCACTATGCTTCATGGCTGATGCGCCTTGGTGGAGCCAGGCTG GTTACTGGTGTGGCAGATGGCATTGGTGTTGGGGTGCACTTCAACCCATTTATAACATATGGGGACAAG ATGTACAAATATGGGGTTGTTCGAGTGGATGACTTGATTCAGGATATTCTTGACTGGAAGACGTTTTACTTGAGTGGTCGCCTGCAGAAACCT ATGATGTTCATGCAGGAAGATCTGTATACCAAGATATGTAGCCTGTCATATATGGGTGATTTGCGCATGTTTTTTGCAGAGGATAAAAATAAG GTTAAGAAGATTGTACAGGGGCAATATAATTTATTCCAGACAATGTACAAGTCATGTATAGAAGACTATGCAAGCAAAGAGCTATTGAGATTCTCTTCATCTGGCAATAACCAGGTGCATATAACCCAG GATTGTGGTTTATCTGCAACATCTACTCTTGTTTCTTCACTTCCTGGGTTCATCAGAAGCGAAATGGGAATAAAGCTAGGAGAAAAGATGGGACCGGGTGAGACTG GTCAAATTATATCCAAAGTTGTAACCGGATCTAGACAAGAGGCTGCTGAATGCATGCAAAAAATTTTGCGGAAAAAGGTTATGGTTTCAAGTGGAAGGCAGGCTGTAGCTGGTCTACTTACAGTCGGAGCTGTTCACGGAGCTAGATATCTTGCAAACAAGGTTAAGAAGGCTTGGAGATCTTGGTCATAG
- the LOC108213493 gene encoding uncharacterized protein LOC108213493 isoform X4 codes for MDNDNRHELSGLLKTLPPIDFCFMYGSSLHPNNNDKSSMIDYILGVSDPQQWHSENLQLNRDHYASWLMRLGGARLVTGVADGIGVGVHFNPFITYGDKMYKYGVVRVDDLIQDILDWKTFYLSGRLQKPVRVLVDNLGIEHKNSVNLKSATSAALLLLPSKFTEEDLYTKICSLSYMGDLRMFFAEDKNKVKKIVQGQYNLFQTMYKSCIEDYASKELLRFSSSGNNQVHITQDCGLSATSTLVSSLPGFIRSEMGIKLGEKMGPGETDFMSLPMKVKLYPKL; via the exons ATGGACAATGACAATAGACATGAGCTCAGCGGCTTGCTGAAAACGCTTCCTCCTATAGATTTCTGCTTCATGTATGGCTCTTCTCTTCATCCGAATAACAATGACAAG TCATCCATGATAGATTACATTCTTGGTGTATCTGATCCTCAACAGTGGCACTCTGAG AATCTGCAACTAAACAGGGACCACTATGCTTCATGGCTGATGCGCCTTGGTGGAGCCAGGCTG GTTACTGGTGTGGCAGATGGCATTGGTGTTGGGGTGCACTTCAACCCATTTATAACATATGGGGACAAG ATGTACAAATATGGGGTTGTTCGAGTGGATGACTTGATTCAGGATATTCTTGACTGGAAGACGTTTTACTTGAGTGGTCGCCTGCAGAAACCT GTCCGTGTGCTTGTTGATAATCTGGGCATAGAACATAAAAATTCTGTTAACTTGAAGAGTGCCACTTCCGCTGCTCTCCTACTTTTGCCATCTAAATTTACTGAG GAAGATCTGTATACCAAGATATGTAGCCTGTCATATATGGGTGATTTGCGCATGTTTTTTGCAGAGGATAAAAATAAG GTTAAGAAGATTGTACAGGGGCAATATAATTTATTCCAGACAATGTACAAGTCATGTATAGAAGACTATGCAAGCAAAGAGCTATTGAGATTCTCTTCATCTGGCAATAACCAGGTGCATATAACCCAG GATTGTGGTTTATCTGCAACATCTACTCTTGTTTCTTCACTTCCTGGGTTCATCAGAAGCGAAATGGGAATAAAGCTAGGAGAAAAGATGGGACCGGGTGAGACTG ACTTTATGTCACTTCCCATGAAGGTCAAATTATATCCAAAGTTGTAA
- the LOC108205232 gene encoding protein PLASTID TRANSCRIPTIONALLY ACTIVE 14 isoform X2 codes for MGSSVVFQQCLISSLHYQQPNHQFVKQNCPPSRTVRTTQGYGGATRASAAALEATTPASSSPASFPLLNPPAEPQDSPASQLELADPDFYRIGYVRNVRAYGVEFREGPDGFGVYASKDVEPLRRARVIMEIPLEVMLTISQKLPWMFFPDIIPLGHPIFDIINSTNPETDWDLRLACLLLYAFDRDDNFWQLYGDFLPSVEETTSLLLATEEDLSELQDQNLASKMREQRKRALEFWEKNWHSGVPLKIRRLAPDSERFIWAVSMAQSRCINLQVRIGALVQNANMFIPYADMLNHSFHPNCFFHWRFKDRMLEVMINAGQRIRKGDEMTINYMSRQNDILMQSYGFSSPVNPWDVIPFSGNAQIHLDSFLSVFNISGLPQEYYHNRRLSNDGDSFVDGAVIAAARTLPTWSDGDIPPIPSAERKAVKELQDECQQMLAEFPTTSVQDQEILDSMLEARKTHEVVVKYRLHKKLLIEKVIQALDIYQERILF; via the exons ATGGGTTCTTCAGTTGTTTTTCAACAATGTCTGATTTCAAGTCTCCATTATCAACAACCCAATCACCAATTTGTCAAACAAAACTGCCCACCATCAAGAACTGTACGGACCACTCAGGGATATGGCGGAGCCACTAGAGCTTCTGCTGCTGCGCTTGAAGCTACAACCCCCGCTTCTTCTTCTCCAGCTTCATTTCCTCTGCTTAACCCCCCTGCTGAACCCCAAGATTCACCTGCTTCTCag TTGGAATTAGCGGATCCAGACTTCTATAGGATAGGATATGTTCGAAATGTTAGAGCATATGGAGTCGAATTTAGGGAAGGCCCTGATGGATTTGGAGTCTATGCCTCTAAAGATGTCGAGCCTCTTCGCCGAGCCAGA GTGATTATGGAAATTCCCTTGGAAGTGATGTTAACCATTAGCCAAAAGCTTCCATGGATGTTTTTCCCAGATATCATACCACTGGGTCATCCAATATTTGACATTATCAACTCGACCAATCCAGAG ACAGATTGGGACCTGAGGTTAGCATGTCTTCTTCTGTATGCATTTGATCGAGATGATAACTTTTGGCAGCTTTATGGTGACTTTCTTCCCAGCGTCGAGGAGACTACTAGCTTGCTTCTTGCTACGGAG GAGGACCTATCAGAGCTGCAAGATCAGAATCTAGCTTCAAAAATGAGAGAGCAGCGAAAGAGAGCATTAGAATTCTGGGAAAAGAATTGG CATTCTGGTGTGCCACTTAAGATAAGGCGCCTGGCTCCTGATTCTGAGAGATTTATTTGGGCTGTGAGTATGGCGCAGTCTCGATGCATTAACCTGCAAGTGAGAATAGGTGCACTAGTTCAAAATGCAAATATGTTCATTCCTTATGCTG aCATGCTGAACCACTCATTCCATCCAAATTGCTTTTTCCATTGGCGTTTCAAGGATCGCATGCTTGAGGTGATGATAAATGCAGGACAACGGATCAGAAAAGGAGACGAG ATGACAATTAATTACATGAGCAGACAGAATGATATACTTATGCAAAGTTATGGATTTTCATCACCTGTG AATCCGTGGGATGTCATTCCATTTTCAGGCAATGCACAGATCCATTTGGATTCCTTTTTGTCAGTCTTCAACATATCCGGGCTTCCTCAGGAATATTATCATAACC GTCGGCTATCAAATGATGGAGATAGTTTTGTTGACGGGGCAGTCATTGCAGCTGCAAGAACATTGCCTACTTGGTCAGATGGTGATATACCTCCTATTCCTAGCGCAGAAAGGAAAGCTGTGAAGGAGCTACAAGACGAATGTCAACAGATGCTTGCTGAGTTTCCCACAACTTCTGTGCAAGACCAGGAAATTCTAG ACTCAATGCTGGAAGCTAGAAAAACGCATGAAGTCGTTGTCAA GTATAGATTGCACAAGAAATTACTCATAGAGAAGGTTATCCAAGCATTAGATATTTATCAAGAACGGATATTGTTTTAG
- the LOC108204926 gene encoding uncharacterized protein LOC108204926, translated as MEEAAAARVKSIYVYPIKSCRGISVPQAPLTPTGFRWDRQWLVVNSNGRAYTQRVAPKLALVDVELPTDAFAEGWKPTNNSFMVLKAPEMAELKISLSKPNGTADGVSVWEWSGSALDEGAEASKWFSDYLGKASRLVRFNEESQSRMVDPNYAPGHKVMFSDGYPFLLLSQGSVDALNKLLKQPVPVNRFRPNIFVDGCDPYSEDLWKEMTINKFEFHGVKLCSRCKVPTINQDNGTAGPEPTETLMTYRSDKVLRPAQKSQGKVYFGQNLVCKEFNTEGKRMSIKVGDPVYVHKLFSSCADAAA; from the exons ATGGAAGAAGCAGCAGCAGCGAGAGTGAAATCAATTTACGTGTACCCAATTAAATCATGTCGCGGCATCTCTGTTCCTCAGGCACCCCTCACTCCTACAG GTTTTCGCTGGGATCGACAATGGTTGGTTGTCAATTCCAATGGAAGGGCATATACCCAAAGGGTTGCACCAAAGCTAGCTCTTGTAGATGTTGAGCTTCCTACTGATGCTTTTGCTGAGGGGTGGAAACCTACCAACAACTCATTTATGG TGCTGAAGGCCCCTGAGATGGCTGAACTGAAAATTTCATTGAGTAAACCAAATGGAACAGCTGATGGTGTGTCAGTGTGGGAATGGTCTGGTTCTGCCTTAGATGAGGGAGCTGAAGCATCAAAATGGTTCTCTGATTATCTTGGCAAAGCCAGTCGATTGGTGCGCTTTAATGAAG AATCGCAGTCTAGAATGGTAGATCCTAATTACGCTCCTGGACACAAGGTTATGTTCTCTGACGGGTACCCTTTCCTGTTACTATCCCAG GGATCAGTGGATGCATTAAATAAGCTTCTGAAGCAACCTGTACCTGTCAATCGCTTTAGACCCAA TATTTTCGTTGATGGTTGTGATCCATATTCTGAGGACCTATGGAAAGAGATGACGATAAACAAGTTCGAATTCCATGGTGTGAAGCTATGCTCTCGCTGTAAG GTGCCTACAATCAACCAGGATAATGGGACAGCAGGCCCTGAGCCAACTGAAACTCTAATGACTTACCGGTCAGATAAAGTGCTGCGTCCAGCTCAGAAATCACAAGGGAAG GTTTACTTTGGACAAAACCTGGTTTGTAAAGAGTTCAATACTGAAGGCAAGAGAATGTCGATTAAAGTTGGAGATCCTGTTTATGTCCACAAGTTATTTTCTTCATGTGCAGATGCAGCAGCTTGA